The following are encoded together in the Euwallacea fornicatus isolate EFF26 chromosome 11, ASM4011564v1, whole genome shotgun sequence genome:
- the Naa35 gene encoding N-alpha-acetyltransferase 35, NatC auxiliary subunit isoform X2, producing the protein MEKPEEPSSTTDNKPSHNWVEITDVFKESVKDLQLGELLHDDLFGLFEAMSAIEMMDPKMDAGMLCNRGARKITSFEQAVADGLLTLNEVPPHMLLGIIDGTLARLVSWLEGHSLAQTVFTCLYLHRPYAPQDRALKVFCLAVYKLLDVIKELLHKAMVFEEEDFQPMQYGFHLNPDISEQRMIGMLREVEEDLHKKARNKQGDPESQAIFARIKFVRILLQVLNSLRKEDQQQNSLNDCQRLLNSAMEMLQIIKDSVKLGEGARDGEEELACFEPSINQRLLPPTFPRYTKIKKRAEAIEHFIDMVERFKVVCKAQGINSFHQAMELFAEFSQSGPCLVSRSALQLVGRNAGSSREALREALRNFCGSHALSSRAIPTARATADAFLARAGRPAALLLQLSGHNRARQRDKLAVLLEEFALLQEEAERADAACASSLGVPPKPHFATWALYHTLRGQALYLLAGFELELYAEHEYYYVYWYLYECIYGWLISTLSRADSLLQEAWNGTAAVSQGGGRRQKPNKTARRPRPHARDAVRLQAFQQLAGGYFKALLGLLRDGLLQAPLPGFDRERVRFEHRFGAFSRLPAPPPAAYRDFRAAAQAAGSQGSEQLFLCAGRHFAQAGQLLAAGGAGDAPLARTAKTNFVLLRLLAAGHRPKIKPTFCFNESKQFPVICLTEGQLTHD; encoded by the exons atggagAAACCTGAAGA ACCCTCATCCACCACGGACAATAAGCCCTCTCATAATTGGGTTGAAATAACTGATGTATTCAAAGAAAGCGTTAAAG ATCTTCAATTGGGTGAACTGCTCCATGATGATTTATTTGGCCTATTTGAGGCAATGTCTGCAATTGAAATGATGGATCCTAAAATGGATGCTGGAATGCTGTGCAACAGGGGAGCTCGAAAAATCACCTCTTTCGAACAGGCAGTTGCTGATGGTCTCTTGACCCTCAATGAAGTGCCTCCTCATATGCTTTTGGGCATCATTGATGGCACCCTTGCTCGTCTTGTTTCATGGCTCGAGGGCCATTCCTTAGCCCAGACTGTATTTACTTGCCTGTATCTTCACAGACCATATGCTCCTCAAGATAGAGCCTTGAAAGTATTTTGTTTGGCAGTCTACAAGCTTCTAGATGTAATCAAAGAGTTATTGCATAAAGCCATGGTTTTTGAAGAGGAAGATTTTCAACCAATGCAATATGGATTTCACTTAAATCCTGATATATCTGAGCAGAGGATGATTGGCATGTTAAGGGAGGTTGAAGAAGATTTGCATAAGAAAGCAAGAAATAAGCAAGGGGATCCAGAGTCACAAGCCATTTTTGCCAGGATTAAATTTGTGAGGATATTACTGCAAGTGCTCAACTCACTTAGAAAGGAAGATCAGCAACAGAATTCATTAAATGATTGTCAGAGATTGTTGAATAGTGCAATGGAAATGCTACAGATTATTAAAGATAGTGTGAAGCTTGGAGAAGGGGCTAGAGATG GTGAAGAGGAGCTGGCATGTTTTGAGCCATCGATAAACCAAAGGTTATTACCACCAACCTTTCCTCGATacactaaaataaaaaagagggCAGAAGCAATAGAACATTTTATAGATATGGTGGAGCGATTTAAGGTTGTTTGTAAAGCTCAAGGAATCAATAGTTTTCATCAGGCCATG GAACTATTTGCAGAATTTAGTCAGTCAGGTCCGTGTCTAGTCTCCCGGAGTGCGTTACAATTAGTAGGTCGCAACGCCGGCTCATCCCGCGAAGCCTTGAGAGAAGCCCTTCGGAACTTTTGCGGCTCCCATGCCCTTA GTAGCAGAGCAATTCCCACTGCTAGAGCTACTGCAGACGCTTTCTTAGCCAGGGCAGGTAGACCAGCTGCTCTTTTATTGCAGTTGAGCGGTCATAATAGGGCTCGGCAAAGAGACAAATTAGCGGTACTTCTTGAGGAATTTGCCTTGCTGCAAGAG GAAGCTGAACGGGCAGACGCTGCATGTGCCTCTTCACTAGGTGTGCCTCCAAAGCCTCATTTCGCTACTTGGGCTTTGTACCACACATTAAGGGGGCAAGCGCTATATTTATTAGCAGGATTCGAACTCGAACTTTATGCAGAGCATGAgtattattatgtttattggTACTTATACGAGTGCATATATGGCTGGTTGATTTCCACGTTGTCTAGAGCGGACAGTTTATTGCAGGAAGCTTGGAATGGAACTGCTGCAGTGTCCCAAGGAG GTGGACGAAGGCAAAAACCCAACAAGACTGCCCGCAGACCCAGGCCGCATGCTAGAGACGCTGTGAGGTTACAAGCTTTCCAGCAATTAGCCGGCGGTTATTTTaag GCCTTACTAGGGCTTCTCCGTGACGGGCTTCTTCAAGCTCCTCTTCCTGGATTTGACAGAGAACGAGTGCGTTTCGAGCATCGTTTTGGTGCTTTTTCCCGTCTTCCAGCGCCACCTCCAGCTGCCTATCGCGACTTCCGGGCGGCCGCCCAAGCTGCCGGTTCTCAG GGGTCAGAACAGTTGTTTTTGTGCGCGGGGAGGCATTTTGCGCAAGCCGGACAACTGTTAGCAGCGGGAGGTGCTGGTGATGCTCCATTAGCCCGTACTGCAAAAACGAATTTCGTACTGCTACGCCTATTAGCGGCGGGGCATAGGCCAAAGATCAAACCAACATTCTGTTTTAACGAAAGCAAGCAATTTCCTGTTATTTGTCTTACTGAGGGCCAACTTACCCACGATTAG
- the Naa35 gene encoding N-alpha-acetyltransferase 35, NatC auxiliary subunit isoform X1 yields the protein MEKPEEPSSTTDNKPSHNWVEITDVFKESVKDLQLGELLHDDLFGLFEAMSAIEMMDPKMDAGMLCNRGARKITSFEQAVADGLLTLNEVPPHMLLGIIDGTLARLVSWLEGHSLAQTVFTCLYLHRPYAPQDRALKVFCLAVYKLLDVIKELLHKAMVFEEEDFQPMQYGFHLNPDISEQRMIGMLREVEEDLHKKARNKQGDPESQAIFARIKFVRILLQVLNSLRKEDQQQNSLNDCQRLLNSAMEMLQIIKDSVKLGEGARDGEEELACFEPSINQRLLPPTFPRYTKIKKRAEAIEHFIDMVERFKVVCKAQGINSFHQAMELFAEFSQSGPCLVSRSALQLVGRNAGSSREALREALRNFCGSHALSSRAIPTARATADAFLARAGRPAALLLQLSGHNRARQRDKLAVLLEEFALLQEEAERADAACASSLGVPPKPHFATWALYHTLRGQALYLLAGFELELYAEHEYYYVYWYLYECIYGWLISTLSRADSLLQEAWNGTAAVSQGGKGGRRQKPNKTARRPRPHARDAVRLQAFQQLAGGYFKALLGLLRDGLLQAPLPGFDRERVRFEHRFGAFSRLPAPPPAAYRDFRAAAQAAGSQGSEQLFLCAGRHFAQAGQLLAAGGAGDAPLARTAKTNFVLLRLLAAGHRPKIKPTFCFNESKQFPVICLTEGQLTHD from the exons atggagAAACCTGAAGA ACCCTCATCCACCACGGACAATAAGCCCTCTCATAATTGGGTTGAAATAACTGATGTATTCAAAGAAAGCGTTAAAG ATCTTCAATTGGGTGAACTGCTCCATGATGATTTATTTGGCCTATTTGAGGCAATGTCTGCAATTGAAATGATGGATCCTAAAATGGATGCTGGAATGCTGTGCAACAGGGGAGCTCGAAAAATCACCTCTTTCGAACAGGCAGTTGCTGATGGTCTCTTGACCCTCAATGAAGTGCCTCCTCATATGCTTTTGGGCATCATTGATGGCACCCTTGCTCGTCTTGTTTCATGGCTCGAGGGCCATTCCTTAGCCCAGACTGTATTTACTTGCCTGTATCTTCACAGACCATATGCTCCTCAAGATAGAGCCTTGAAAGTATTTTGTTTGGCAGTCTACAAGCTTCTAGATGTAATCAAAGAGTTATTGCATAAAGCCATGGTTTTTGAAGAGGAAGATTTTCAACCAATGCAATATGGATTTCACTTAAATCCTGATATATCTGAGCAGAGGATGATTGGCATGTTAAGGGAGGTTGAAGAAGATTTGCATAAGAAAGCAAGAAATAAGCAAGGGGATCCAGAGTCACAAGCCATTTTTGCCAGGATTAAATTTGTGAGGATATTACTGCAAGTGCTCAACTCACTTAGAAAGGAAGATCAGCAACAGAATTCATTAAATGATTGTCAGAGATTGTTGAATAGTGCAATGGAAATGCTACAGATTATTAAAGATAGTGTGAAGCTTGGAGAAGGGGCTAGAGATG GTGAAGAGGAGCTGGCATGTTTTGAGCCATCGATAAACCAAAGGTTATTACCACCAACCTTTCCTCGATacactaaaataaaaaagagggCAGAAGCAATAGAACATTTTATAGATATGGTGGAGCGATTTAAGGTTGTTTGTAAAGCTCAAGGAATCAATAGTTTTCATCAGGCCATG GAACTATTTGCAGAATTTAGTCAGTCAGGTCCGTGTCTAGTCTCCCGGAGTGCGTTACAATTAGTAGGTCGCAACGCCGGCTCATCCCGCGAAGCCTTGAGAGAAGCCCTTCGGAACTTTTGCGGCTCCCATGCCCTTA GTAGCAGAGCAATTCCCACTGCTAGAGCTACTGCAGACGCTTTCTTAGCCAGGGCAGGTAGACCAGCTGCTCTTTTATTGCAGTTGAGCGGTCATAATAGGGCTCGGCAAAGAGACAAATTAGCGGTACTTCTTGAGGAATTTGCCTTGCTGCAAGAG GAAGCTGAACGGGCAGACGCTGCATGTGCCTCTTCACTAGGTGTGCCTCCAAAGCCTCATTTCGCTACTTGGGCTTTGTACCACACATTAAGGGGGCAAGCGCTATATTTATTAGCAGGATTCGAACTCGAACTTTATGCAGAGCATGAgtattattatgtttattggTACTTATACGAGTGCATATATGGCTGGTTGATTTCCACGTTGTCTAGAGCGGACAGTTTATTGCAGGAAGCTTGGAATGGAACTGCTGCAGTGTCCCAAGGAGGTAAAG GTGGACGAAGGCAAAAACCCAACAAGACTGCCCGCAGACCCAGGCCGCATGCTAGAGACGCTGTGAGGTTACAAGCTTTCCAGCAATTAGCCGGCGGTTATTTTaag GCCTTACTAGGGCTTCTCCGTGACGGGCTTCTTCAAGCTCCTCTTCCTGGATTTGACAGAGAACGAGTGCGTTTCGAGCATCGTTTTGGTGCTTTTTCCCGTCTTCCAGCGCCACCTCCAGCTGCCTATCGCGACTTCCGGGCGGCCGCCCAAGCTGCCGGTTCTCAG GGGTCAGAACAGTTGTTTTTGTGCGCGGGGAGGCATTTTGCGCAAGCCGGACAACTGTTAGCAGCGGGAGGTGCTGGTGATGCTCCATTAGCCCGTACTGCAAAAACGAATTTCGTACTGCTACGCCTATTAGCGGCGGGGCATAGGCCAAAGATCAAACCAACATTCTGTTTTAACGAAAGCAAGCAATTTCCTGTTATTTGTCTTACTGAGGGCCAACTTACCCACGATTAG
- the Naa35 gene encoding N-alpha-acetyltransferase 35, NatC auxiliary subunit isoform X3 has protein sequence MEKPEEPSSTTDNKPSHNWVEITDVFKESVKDLQLGELLHDDLFGLFEAMSAIEMMDPKMDAGMLCNRGARKITSFEQAVADGLLTLNEVPPHMLLGIIDGTLARLVSWLEGHSLAQTVFTCLYLHRPYAPQDRALKVFCLAVYKLLDVIKELLHKAMVFEEEDFQPMQYGFHLNPDISEQRMIGMLREVEEDLHKKARNKQGDPESQAIFARIKFVRILLQVLNSLRKEDQQQNSLNDCQRLLNSAMEMLQIIKDSVKLGEGARDGEEELACFEPSINQRLLPPTFPRYTKIKKRAEAIEHFIDMVERFKVVCKAQGINSFHQAMELFAEFSQSGPCLVSRSALQLVGRNAGSSREALREALRNFCGSHALSSRAIPTARATADAFLARAGRPAALLLQLSGHNRARQRDKLAVLLEEFALLQEEAERADAACASSLGVPPKPHFATWALYHTLRGQALYLLAGFELELYAEHEYYYVYWYLYECIYGWLISTLSRADSLLQEAWNGTAAVSQGGKGGRRQKPNKTARRPRPHARDAVRLQAFQQLAGGYFKGFSVTGFFKLLFLDLTENECVSSIVLVLFPVFQRHLQLPIATSGRPPKLPVLRGQNSCFCARGGILRKPDNC, from the exons atggagAAACCTGAAGA ACCCTCATCCACCACGGACAATAAGCCCTCTCATAATTGGGTTGAAATAACTGATGTATTCAAAGAAAGCGTTAAAG ATCTTCAATTGGGTGAACTGCTCCATGATGATTTATTTGGCCTATTTGAGGCAATGTCTGCAATTGAAATGATGGATCCTAAAATGGATGCTGGAATGCTGTGCAACAGGGGAGCTCGAAAAATCACCTCTTTCGAACAGGCAGTTGCTGATGGTCTCTTGACCCTCAATGAAGTGCCTCCTCATATGCTTTTGGGCATCATTGATGGCACCCTTGCTCGTCTTGTTTCATGGCTCGAGGGCCATTCCTTAGCCCAGACTGTATTTACTTGCCTGTATCTTCACAGACCATATGCTCCTCAAGATAGAGCCTTGAAAGTATTTTGTTTGGCAGTCTACAAGCTTCTAGATGTAATCAAAGAGTTATTGCATAAAGCCATGGTTTTTGAAGAGGAAGATTTTCAACCAATGCAATATGGATTTCACTTAAATCCTGATATATCTGAGCAGAGGATGATTGGCATGTTAAGGGAGGTTGAAGAAGATTTGCATAAGAAAGCAAGAAATAAGCAAGGGGATCCAGAGTCACAAGCCATTTTTGCCAGGATTAAATTTGTGAGGATATTACTGCAAGTGCTCAACTCACTTAGAAAGGAAGATCAGCAACAGAATTCATTAAATGATTGTCAGAGATTGTTGAATAGTGCAATGGAAATGCTACAGATTATTAAAGATAGTGTGAAGCTTGGAGAAGGGGCTAGAGATG GTGAAGAGGAGCTGGCATGTTTTGAGCCATCGATAAACCAAAGGTTATTACCACCAACCTTTCCTCGATacactaaaataaaaaagagggCAGAAGCAATAGAACATTTTATAGATATGGTGGAGCGATTTAAGGTTGTTTGTAAAGCTCAAGGAATCAATAGTTTTCATCAGGCCATG GAACTATTTGCAGAATTTAGTCAGTCAGGTCCGTGTCTAGTCTCCCGGAGTGCGTTACAATTAGTAGGTCGCAACGCCGGCTCATCCCGCGAAGCCTTGAGAGAAGCCCTTCGGAACTTTTGCGGCTCCCATGCCCTTA GTAGCAGAGCAATTCCCACTGCTAGAGCTACTGCAGACGCTTTCTTAGCCAGGGCAGGTAGACCAGCTGCTCTTTTATTGCAGTTGAGCGGTCATAATAGGGCTCGGCAAAGAGACAAATTAGCGGTACTTCTTGAGGAATTTGCCTTGCTGCAAGAG GAAGCTGAACGGGCAGACGCTGCATGTGCCTCTTCACTAGGTGTGCCTCCAAAGCCTCATTTCGCTACTTGGGCTTTGTACCACACATTAAGGGGGCAAGCGCTATATTTATTAGCAGGATTCGAACTCGAACTTTATGCAGAGCATGAgtattattatgtttattggTACTTATACGAGTGCATATATGGCTGGTTGATTTCCACGTTGTCTAGAGCGGACAGTTTATTGCAGGAAGCTTGGAATGGAACTGCTGCAGTGTCCCAAGGAGGTAAAG GTGGACGAAGGCAAAAACCCAACAAGACTGCCCGCAGACCCAGGCCGCATGCTAGAGACGCTGTGAGGTTACAAGCTTTCCAGCAATTAGCCGGCGGTTATTTTaag GGCTTCTCCGTGACGGGCTTCTTCAAGCTCCTCTTCCTGGATTTGACAGAGAACGAGTGCGTTTCGAGCATCGTTTTGGTGCTTTTTCCCGTCTTCCAGCGCCACCTCCAGCTGCCTATCGCGACTTCCGGGCGGCCGCCCAAGCTGCCGGTTCTCAG GGGTCAGAACAGTTGTTTTTGTGCGCGGGGAGGCATTTTGCGCAAGCCGGACAACTGTTAG
- the LOC136342117 gene encoding cuticle protein 19.8-like isoform X2 yields MVMSHSFANTDQILTAALAQLIMKSFFLASALLVLVRAGSDITPVAVVESLPALLHQSSQYHSQDSLGQYAYGYANDLSAKNEIRSVDGQTVGSYSYVDPEGKLQSVHYKSDALNGFRASATNLPIAPQAAPIAVPQPIQDTPEVIEARNRHLETLKLATDAAKAAESTAVEAKAAIHAHPAIITSTNPVVRSSVPYFGYSFAINYGRLYTIQPQPIVTAYAIPEAFIGTPLISSPTPIAAGASEIKDELPEVVSARQQDTNKTPAKE; encoded by the exons ATGGTAATGTCGCACAGTTTTGCGAATACTGATCAAATATTGACAGCAGCGCTAGCCCAGCTCATCATGAAATCGTTCTTCCTGGCTTCCGCCCTCTTGGTCCTGGTCAGAGCTGGCAGTG ATATTACTCCGGTGGCTGTAGTGGAGTCTTTACCAGCACTCCTGCATCAATCCAGCCAGTACCATTCCCAAGACTCCCTTGGCCAATATGCATATGGTTATGCTAACGATTTATCTGCCAAAAACGAAATTCGCTCCGTTGATGGTCAAACTGTAGGGTCGTACTCCTATGTAGACCCTGAGGGAAAGCTTCAGAGCGTTCATTACAAATCGGACGCACTGAACGGGTTCCGTGCGTCTGCTACTAATTTGCCCATAGCTCCTCAAGCCGCCCCGATAGCGGTTCCACAACCCATTCAAGACACtcctgaagttatcgaggcaAGGAACCGTCATTTGGAGACTTTGAAGCTTGCCACAGACGCTGCCAAG GCTGCTGAATCTACTGCTGTGGAAGCAAAAGCTGCAATCCATGCTCATCCAGCCATCATCACGAGTACAAACCCAGTGGTGCGTTCATCAGTTCCTTATTTCGGTTACTCTTTCGCTATTAACTACGGAAGGCTCTACACCATTCAGCCTCAGCCAATTGTCACAGCTTACGCTATTCCCGAAGCTTTCATAGGAACACCCTTAATATCTTCACCCACCCCAATTGCGGCCGGGGCATCCGAAATAAAAGACGAACTACCTGAAGTGGTTTCTGCAAGGCAGCAAGATACCAATAAGACCCCCGCCAAAGAATGA
- the LOC136342117 gene encoding pupal cuticle protein Edg-84A-like isoform X1, translated as MVMSHSFANTDQILTAALAQLIMKSFFLASALLVLVRAGSDITPVAVVESLPALLHQSSQYHSQDSLGQYAYGYANDLSAKNEIRSVDGQTVGSYSYVDPEGKLQSVHYKSDALNGFRASATNLPIAPQAAPIAVPQPIQDTPEVIEARNRHLETLKLATDAAKKAAESTAVEAKAAIHAHPAIITSTNPVVRSSVPYFGYSFAINYGRLYTIQPQPIVTAYAIPEAFIGTPLISSPTPIAAGASEIKDELPEVVSARQQDTNKTPAKE; from the exons ATGGTAATGTCGCACAGTTTTGCGAATACTGATCAAATATTGACAGCAGCGCTAGCCCAGCTCATCATGAAATCGTTCTTCCTGGCTTCCGCCCTCTTGGTCCTGGTCAGAGCTGGCAGTG ATATTACTCCGGTGGCTGTAGTGGAGTCTTTACCAGCACTCCTGCATCAATCCAGCCAGTACCATTCCCAAGACTCCCTTGGCCAATATGCATATGGTTATGCTAACGATTTATCTGCCAAAAACGAAATTCGCTCCGTTGATGGTCAAACTGTAGGGTCGTACTCCTATGTAGACCCTGAGGGAAAGCTTCAGAGCGTTCATTACAAATCGGACGCACTGAACGGGTTCCGTGCGTCTGCTACTAATTTGCCCATAGCTCCTCAAGCCGCCCCGATAGCGGTTCCACAACCCATTCAAGACACtcctgaagttatcgaggcaAGGAACCGTCATTTGGAGACTTTGAAGCTTGCCACAGACGCTGCCAAG AAGGCTGCTGAATCTACTGCTGTGGAAGCAAAAGCTGCAATCCATGCTCATCCAGCCATCATCACGAGTACAAACCCAGTGGTGCGTTCATCAGTTCCTTATTTCGGTTACTCTTTCGCTATTAACTACGGAAGGCTCTACACCATTCAGCCTCAGCCAATTGTCACAGCTTACGCTATTCCCGAAGCTTTCATAGGAACACCCTTAATATCTTCACCCACCCCAATTGCGGCCGGGGCATCCGAAATAAAAGACGAACTACCTGAAGTGGTTTCTGCAAGGCAGCAAGATACCAATAAGACCCCCGCCAAAGAATGA
- the LOC136342112 gene encoding sodium/potassium-transporting ATPase subunit beta-2-like isoform X1, translating to MVQSPTKKQQSQVRRTKHDEILEEQGVFLASYGHSQRSTWDKFKLFLWNPQTHAVMGRTGSSWSKIGLFYLIFYGMLAALVAICMWVFLQTLNPRIPKWQLERSIIGTNPGLGFRPMPTDNLESTLIWFQGSNKTNFQPWVDNLNKFLDGYYTPSKIAKGSGQIKTCSHRDFPHGDEVCEVDVRDWDKCNKDQFFDYHRSSPCIFLKLNRIYGWRPDYYIHDNELPANMPKQLKNHIKSINNTRDRQNIWISCEGESPADREYIGSVSYYPKKFQGFPGYYFPYLNGEGYLSPLVAVRFERPVPGIVINVECRAWAKNIKYNRNDRMGSVHFELLID from the exons ATGGTCCAGTCACCCACCAAGAAACAACAATCTCAAGTTAGGAGAACTAAACATGACGAAATCTTGGAAGAACAAGGGGTATTTCTCGCCAGCTATGGGCACAGTCAGCGATCCACATGGGACAAATTCAAACTGTTCCTGTGGAACCCCCAAACGCATGCTGTGATGGGCAGGACCGGGTCGAGCTGGT CCAAAATCGGCCTCTTCTACTTAATCTTCTATGGAATGCTAGCAGCCTTGGTTGCAATCTGCATGTGGGTCTTCCTGCAAACGCTAAATCCCCGTATTCCAAAGTGGCAGTTGGAAAGGTCCATCATTGGGACCAACCCTGGACTGGGTTTCAGACCTATGCCCACCGACAACCTCGAAAGCACCCTAATCTGGTTCCAAGGCTCCAACAAAACCAACTTCCAGCCATGGGtcgataatttaaataaatttttagatg GTTATTACACCCCAAGCAAAATCGCCAAGGGCAGCGGTCAAATCAAAACTTGTTCCCATAGAGACTTCCCTCATGGAGATGAGGTTTGTGAGGTGGATGTTAGAGACTGGGATAAGTGCAATAAGGATCAATTTTTTGACTATCACCG GagttcaccctgtatatttctgaaGCTCAACCGAATTTATGGATGGAGACCGGACTATTACATTCATGACAATGAGCTCCCAGCGAATATGCCCAAACAGCtcaaaaatcacataaaaagCATTAACAATACTAGAGAT AGACAAAATATTTGGATCTCCTGCGAAGGAGAATCACCTGCCGACCGAGAATATATTGGAAGTGTTTCGTACTACCCGAAGAAATTCCAAGGGTTTCCGGGATATTATTTCCCTTATCTTAATGGAGAGGGTTACTTGAGCCCTTTGGTAGCTGTGAGATTCGAGCGGCCAGTGC CTGGTATAGTCATCAACGTGGAATGCAGGGCCTGGGCGAAAAACATCAAATATAACCGCAATGACCGCATGGGGTCTGTCCACTTCGAACTGCTCATCGACTAA
- the LOC136342112 gene encoding sodium/potassium-transporting ATPase subunit beta-2-like isoform X2: MTGQQSYSKTDYYRNKIYDPRTKKLFNRTPDRCAKIGLFYLIFYGMLAALVAICMWVFLQTLNPRIPKWQLERSIIGTNPGLGFRPMPTDNLESTLIWFQGSNKTNFQPWVDNLNKFLDGYYTPSKIAKGSGQIKTCSHRDFPHGDEVCEVDVRDWDKCNKDQFFDYHRSSPCIFLKLNRIYGWRPDYYIHDNELPANMPKQLKNHIKSINNTRDRQNIWISCEGESPADREYIGSVSYYPKKFQGFPGYYFPYLNGEGYLSPLVAVRFERPVPGIVINVECRAWAKNIKYNRNDRMGSVHFELLID, encoded by the exons ATGACCGGGCAACAAAGCTATTCAAAGACTGATTACTACAGAAACAAAATCTATGATCCACGCACAAAGAAGCTCTTCAATCGAACGCCTGATAGATGCG CCAAAATCGGCCTCTTCTACTTAATCTTCTATGGAATGCTAGCAGCCTTGGTTGCAATCTGCATGTGGGTCTTCCTGCAAACGCTAAATCCCCGTATTCCAAAGTGGCAGTTGGAAAGGTCCATCATTGGGACCAACCCTGGACTGGGTTTCAGACCTATGCCCACCGACAACCTCGAAAGCACCCTAATCTGGTTCCAAGGCTCCAACAAAACCAACTTCCAGCCATGGGtcgataatttaaataaatttttagatg GTTATTACACCCCAAGCAAAATCGCCAAGGGCAGCGGTCAAATCAAAACTTGTTCCCATAGAGACTTCCCTCATGGAGATGAGGTTTGTGAGGTGGATGTTAGAGACTGGGATAAGTGCAATAAGGATCAATTTTTTGACTATCACCG GagttcaccctgtatatttctgaaGCTCAACCGAATTTATGGATGGAGACCGGACTATTACATTCATGACAATGAGCTCCCAGCGAATATGCCCAAACAGCtcaaaaatcacataaaaagCATTAACAATACTAGAGAT AGACAAAATATTTGGATCTCCTGCGAAGGAGAATCACCTGCCGACCGAGAATATATTGGAAGTGTTTCGTACTACCCGAAGAAATTCCAAGGGTTTCCGGGATATTATTTCCCTTATCTTAATGGAGAGGGTTACTTGAGCCCTTTGGTAGCTGTGAGATTCGAGCGGCCAGTGC CTGGTATAGTCATCAACGTGGAATGCAGGGCCTGGGCGAAAAACATCAAATATAACCGCAATGACCGCATGGGGTCTGTCCACTTCGAACTGCTCATCGACTAA
- the LOC136342114 gene encoding sodium/potassium-transporting ATPase subunit beta-2-like has translation MADKKPEGQFYTRPPKLGKWESLRIFLWNSETKQFLGRTGGSWVKILLFYVIFYAVLTGFFALMLVVFFQTLDYHTPKWQLDRSIIGSNPGLGFRPMPSEKNIDSTLIWYKHNDKGNVQNWQRELDAFLFRYNKSNNPQSDKLEECRNFQSPAPGKVCNVKIDQLWHPCIKSAGYNYESGEGGPCIFLKLNRIFNWIPEYFNSSTVDEVRHMSPALRKEIVDAQSKNQHHIVWVTCEGENVADIEHIGPIRYIPQKGFPSQYFPYANQEGYLSPLVAVHFEKPKRGVLINIECKAWARNIIHDRVDRRGSVHFELMVD, from the exons ATGGCGGACAAGAAACCGGAAGGACAGTTCTACACCCGACCGccaaaacttggaaaatggGAGTCCCTGCGGATATTCTTGTGGAATTCCGAGACGAAGCAGTTTCTGGGCCGCACCGGGGGCAGTTGGG TGAAAATCCTGCTCTTCTATGTCATCTTCTACGCCGTACTCACCGGCTTCTTCGCGCTCATGCTGGTGGTCTTTTTCCAGACTTTGGATTATCATACCCCCAAATGGCAGCTGGACAGGTCAATCATAGGTAGCAATCCTG GTCTCGGCTTCCGACCTATGCCTTCAGAAAAAAACATAGATAGTACTTTGATTTGGTACAAGCACAATGATAAGGGCAACGTACAGAATTGGCAAAGGGAGCTGGACGCATTCTTATTTA GGTACAACAAAAGCAACAATCCTCAGTCGGATAAACTAGAAGAGTGCCGTAATTTCCAGTCACCTGCTCCAGGAAAAGTATGCAACGTGAAAATTGACCAACTGTGGCACCCTTGCATTAAATCTGCCGGGTATAACTACGAATCAGGCGAAGGAGGGCCTTGCATTTTCCTTAAACTTAATAGA ATCTTCAATTGGAttcctgaatattttaattcttctacggTGGATGAAGTAAGGCATATGAGTCCTGCTCTTCGTAAGGAGATTGTTGACGCTCAATCTAAGAATCAG CATCATATAGTGTGGGTGACTTGCGAAGGAGAAAATGTGGCAGACATAGAGCATATAGGCCCGATTAGGTACATTCCGCAAAAAGGATTCCCCTCCCAGTACTTCCCCTATGCGAATCAAGAAGGATATCTTAGTCCTCTAGTAGCGGTTCACTTTGAGAAGCCTAAAC GAGGGGTGCTCATCAACATCGAGTGCAAAGCTTGGGCTAGAAATATCATCCATGACAGAGTGGACCGTAGGGGTTCCGTCCATTTTGAACTCATGGTGGATTAA